The proteins below come from a single Zea mays cultivar B73 chromosome 8, Zm-B73-REFERENCE-NAM-5.0, whole genome shotgun sequence genomic window:
- the LOC103634652 gene encoding magnesium-protoporphyrin IX monomethyl ester [oxidative] cyclase, chloroplastic: MASAMELSLLNPAATHRHRGGLAGLPLARRSVVRFRVSASAAAAAPPKSSGPKKRGKTEIQETLLTPRFYTTDFDEMERLFNAEINKQLNQAEFDALLQEFKTDYNQTHFVRNPEFKAAADRMEGPLRQIFVEFLERSCTAEFSGFLLYKELGRRLKKTNPVVAEIFSLMSRDEARHAGFLNKGLSDFNLALDLGFLTKARKYTFFKPKFIFYATYLSEKIGYWRYITIFRHLKANPEYQVYPIFKYFENWCQDENRHGDFFSALLKAQPQFLNDWKAKLWSRFFCLSVYVTMYLNDCQRTAFYEGIGLDTKEFDMHVIIETNRTTARIFPAVLDVENPEFKRKLDRMVEINQKIIAVGESDEIPLVKNLKRIPLVASLVSEIIAAYLMPPIESGSVDFAEFEPRLVY, encoded by the exons ATGGCCTCCGCCATGGAGCTCTCGCTCCTCAACCCCGCCGCGACGCACCGCCACCGCGGCGGCCTCGCCGGCCTGCCCCTCGCGCGGCGCTCCGTGGTCCGCTTTCGCGTGTCCGCCTCCGCCGCGGCCGCGGCGCCGCCCAAGTCCTCAGGCCCCAAGAAGCGGGGCAAGACGGAGATCCAGGAGACGCTGCTCACGCCCCGGTTCTACACCACGGACTTCGACGAGATGGAGCGCCTCTTCAACGCCGAGATCAACAAGCAGCTCAACCAGGCGGAGTTCGACGCCCTGCTACAGGAGTTCAAGACGGACTACAACCAGACCCACTTCGTGCGCAACCCCGAGTTCAAGGCCGCCGCCGACAGGATGGAGGGCCCGCTCCGCCAGATCTTCGTCGAGTTCCTCGAGCGCTCCTGCACCGCCGAGTTCTCCGGCTTCCTCCTCTACAAGGAGCTCGGCCGCAGGCTCAAG AAAACCAACCCGGTCGTGGCGGAGATCTTCTCGCTCATGTCAAGGGACGAGGCGCGCCATGCTGG GTTCTTGAACAAGGGGCTGTCTGACTTCAACTTGGCGCTGGACCTGGGGTTCCTGACCAAGGCTAGGAAGTACACCTTCTTCAAGCCCAAGTTCATCTTCTACGCCACCTACCTGTCCGAGAAGATCGGGTACTGGAGGTACATCACCATCTTCAGGCACCTCAAGGCGAACCCGGAGTACCAGGTGTACCCCATCTTCAAGTACTTCGAGAACTGGTGCCAGGACGAGAACAGGCACGGCGACTTCTTCTCTGCCCTGCTCAAGGCTCAGCCGCAGTTCCTCAATGACTGGAAGGCCAAGCTCTGGTCACGGTTCTTCTGCCTCTCG GTGTATGTGACCATGTACCTGAATGACTGCCAACGCACTGCATTCTATGAGGGAATTGGTCTGGACACCAAAGAATTCGACATGCATGTGATCATCGAG ACCAACCGCACAACGGCGAGGATCTTCCCTGCTGTCCTAGACGTCGAGAACCCAGAGTTCAAGAGGAAGCTTGACAGGATGGTTGAGATCAACCAGAAGATCATTGCCGTCGGAGAGTCCGACGAAATCCCCCTAGTGAAGAACCTGAAGAGGATTCCTCTTGTCGCCTCTCTGGTGTCCGAGATCATCGCCGCCTACCTCATGCCCCCCATCGAGTCTGGCTCGGTTGATTTCGCCGAATTTGAGCCCCGGCTCGTTTACTGA